In Deinococcus puniceus, one genomic interval encodes:
- a CDS encoding DUF6745 domain-containing protein, giving the protein MFRVQSGGRFIAKPQKVERQSEPERVVSVPAPAALPQPVPLHTPPSGPRVPVRYTSLPPVAPAIPQTVTPDEARELLRRGPVPAALSVSGPLNLSGAAWLRGLPEWLRCTVLTVDDCPNLSALPTDLHAERLSARRTPALHEIEGRLSIRDSVNLNGSGVRVIRADLRATRLSLAGCRDLHELGGSLSVAHLDVSGCAALAALHPDAHITQTLELAGSGLTALPPSIRAGLRWSGVPVDARFAFAPDTLTGHEVLNTRNAQRRRVLLDRIGLDRFLQDVGGLILHRDRDAGGERQLVHVPFDNDEPLVAVLVRCPSTGGRYALRVPPHIRTCAAAVAWTAGLEPGEYQPVREV; this is encoded by the coding sequence ATGTTCCGGGTGCAGAGCGGTGGGCGGTTCATTGCCAAGCCTCAAAAGGTGGAGCGTCAGTCGGAGCCAGAGCGTGTGGTTTCTGTGCCTGCCCCCGCCGCTTTGCCCCAGCCTGTGCCTCTGCATACGCCCCCGAGTGGGCCGCGTGTTCCGGTGCGCTACACCAGCCTGCCGCCTGTCGCCCCAGCCATCCCCCAAACCGTCACGCCCGACGAAGCCCGCGAACTGCTGAGGCGTGGGCCTGTGCCTGCCGCCCTCAGCGTGTCCGGCCCCCTCAACCTCAGCGGCGCGGCGTGGCTGCGTGGCTTGCCCGAGTGGTTGCGCTGCACGGTACTGACGGTGGATGATTGCCCCAATCTGTCGGCCCTGCCCACCGACTTGCACGCCGAACGGCTGAGCGCCCGCCGCACCCCCGCCCTGCACGAAATCGAGGGCCGCCTGAGCATCCGCGACAGCGTAAATCTGAACGGCAGCGGCGTGCGCGTCATTCGCGCCGACTTGCGGGCCACCCGCCTGAGCCTCGCCGGATGCCGTGACCTGCACGAGTTGGGCGGCAGCCTCAGCGTGGCGCACCTTGATGTCAGCGGGTGCGCGGCTCTGGCGGCCCTTCATCCCGACGCCCACATCACCCAAACGCTGGAATTGGCGGGCAGCGGCCTGACTGCGCTGCCCCCCAGTATTCGTGCGGGCCTGCGCTGGAGCGGCGTTCCCGTGGATGCCCGCTTTGCCTTTGCCCCCGACACCCTGACGGGACACGAGGTGCTGAATACCCGCAACGCCCAACGCCGCCGCGTGTTGCTTGACCGCATTGGCCTAGACCGCTTCCTGCAAGATGTGGGCGGCCTGATCCTGCACCGTGACCGTGATGCGGGCGGCGAACGCCAGTTGGTGCACGTGCCGTTCGACAACGATGAGCCGTTGGTGGCGGTGTTGGTGCGCTGCCCCAGCACAGGCGGACGCTACGCCCTGCGGGTGCCGCCGCATATCCGCACCTGCGCGGCGGCGGTGGCGTGGACGGCGGGGCTGGAACCGGGGGAGTATCAGCCTGTGCGGGAAGTGTAG
- a CDS encoding metallophosphoesterase family protein produces the protein MRVLHTADFHAGRNLRGFDRTPEIHEALTEIAALARSERADAVLVAGDLFDTANPSADAEAAVFDFFLQLRDAGIPGIAIAGNHDSAARLDSVAGLLGWVGIQVVAQPTSNPAGMVRTLELKNGEKLTVGALPYLSERRLVKAADLMGGDVGAWRQKYREGMGFFLRRLGEGFRADSVNMLMAHATMDGAKPSGSERSMQFDLTNSYTLSGLQLPPGAQYVALGHVHKPQQVSDAPLACYPGSIIQLDFGEGGEKKQVNLVEVEAGRPARVHALPLASGRELRTLRVDMDQVESRLEALKGFTGLLKVVVRAPAGTTLPGLKDRVLRLAPTALAVDLDAVQEDLALPELKREGLSLTELYERYWQEKRGELPDDLRAAFKDADERARIEVEA, from the coding sequence ATGCGCGTATTACACACGGCGGACTTCCACGCGGGACGAAACCTGCGGGGCTTTGACCGCACGCCGGAAATTCACGAGGCTCTGACTGAAATTGCCGCCCTCGCCCGTAGCGAACGCGCCGATGCCGTGCTGGTGGCGGGCGACCTGTTCGACACAGCCAACCCTTCTGCCGATGCCGAAGCCGCCGTGTTCGACTTCTTTTTGCAACTGCGCGACGCGGGTATTCCCGGCATAGCCATCGCGGGCAACCACGACAGCGCGGCGCGGCTGGATTCGGTGGCGGGGCTGCTGGGCTGGGTGGGCATTCAGGTGGTGGCGCAACCCACCAGCAACCCGGCGGGCATGGTTCGCACGCTGGAACTGAAAAACGGCGAGAAATTGACGGTAGGCGCTCTCCCCTATTTATCTGAGCGCCGTTTGGTGAAGGCCGCTGACCTGATGGGCGGCGACGTGGGCGCGTGGCGGCAGAAATACCGCGAGGGCATGGGCTTTTTTCTGCGGCGCTTGGGCGAAGGCTTCCGCGCAGACAGTGTGAATATGCTGATGGCCCACGCCACGATGGACGGCGCGAAACCCAGCGGCAGCGAGCGCAGCATGCAGTTTGACCTGACCAACAGCTACACGTTGTCGGGCCTGCAATTGCCGCCGGGAGCGCAGTATGTGGCGCTGGGGCACGTGCATAAGCCGCAGCAGGTGTCCGATGCACCGCTGGCCTGCTATCCGGGCAGCATCATTCAACTGGATTTTGGCGAAGGCGGCGAGAAAAAACAGGTGAACTTGGTGGAGGTAGAGGCCGGACGCCCCGCCCGCGTCCATGCCCTGCCGCTGGCGAGTGGGCGAGAGCTGCGAACCCTGCGCGTAGACATGGATCAGGTGGAATCCCGCCTAGAGGCTCTGAAAGGCTTCACGGGCCTGCTGAAAGTGGTGGTGAGAGCGCCCGCCGGAACCACCTTGCCGGGGCTGAAAGACCGCGTGCTGAGGCTGGCTCCCACTGCGCTGGCCGTAGACCTAGACGCCGTGCAGGAAGATTTGGCCTTGCCCGAATTGAAACGCGAAGGCCTGAGCCTGACCGAGCTGTACGAGCGGTACTGGCAAGAAAAACGCGGCGAGTTGCCCGACGACTTGCGGGCCGCCTTCAAGGACGCCGACGAGCGGGCGCGAATTGAGGTAGAAGCGTGA
- a CDS encoding PIN/TRAM domain-containing protein encodes MLAFRLLIMGLGLLAGWAAGLLLSSGNVGEGLALVNTLSLMMAGALTGFLLAPRGEKLAGRWLTAFARWYEKLSPRTVAAATFGLIVALLLSVLLGNLLRGLPFYNWVWNVGVTLVLAAFFVSFATQHADAFGAFAFPSVRRKPGSKILDTNVIIDGRILELARAGFLEGELVIPSFILRELQVLADNSDPQKRTRGKRGLSVLEELREIQPIRVEDWDDAALTTVDDKLIRLARDTGGKLLTNDGNLRKIAKLHGLEVLSIHEAAVALKPQVQSGDHLTIVITKGGQQQGQGVGYMDDGTMVVVEDGMKYRGKPTRVQVINNVQTNVGRMIFAKAEKDGNGDAA; translated from the coding sequence ATGCTGGCGTTTCGGTTGTTGATTATGGGTCTGGGTCTATTGGCGGGATGGGCCGCCGGATTGCTGCTCTCTAGTGGCAATGTAGGAGAAGGTCTGGCGCTGGTCAATACCCTCAGCCTGATGATGGCGGGTGCGCTGACCGGCTTTTTGCTCGCCCCACGCGGAGAAAAACTGGCGGGGCGCTGGCTCACGGCCTTTGCCCGCTGGTACGAAAAGCTCTCGCCGCGCACTGTCGCCGCCGCAACTTTCGGCCTCATCGTGGCCCTGCTGCTGAGTGTGCTGCTGGGCAACCTCCTGCGCGGCCTGCCCTTTTACAACTGGGTCTGGAATGTGGGCGTCACGTTGGTGCTGGCGGCCTTCTTCGTGTCCTTCGCCACCCAGCACGCCGACGCTTTCGGAGCCTTCGCGTTCCCCTCGGTGCGGCGCAAACCGGGCAGCAAAATCTTGGATACCAACGTGATCATCGACGGGCGCATTCTGGAACTGGCCCGCGCCGGGTTTTTGGAAGGCGAATTGGTGATTCCCAGCTTTATTTTGCGTGAGTTGCAGGTGTTGGCCGACAACTCAGACCCCCAGAAGCGCACGCGGGGCAAGCGCGGCCTGAGCGTACTGGAAGAACTCCGCGAGATTCAGCCGATCCGGGTGGAAGACTGGGACGATGCCGCCCTGACCACCGTAGACGACAAATTGATTCGGCTGGCCCGCGACACAGGCGGCAAGCTGCTGACCAACGACGGCAACCTGAGAAAAATCGCCAAGCTGCACGGCCTTGAAGTCCTGAGCATCCACGAAGCGGCGGTGGCCCTCAAGCCCCAAGTGCAAAGCGGCGATCACCTGACCATCGTGATTACCAAGGGCGGCCAGCAGCAGGGCCAAGGCGTGGGCTACATGGACGACGGCACGATGGTGGTGGTGGAAGACGGCATGAAATACCGGGGCAAGCCCACCCGCGTCCAAGTGATCAACAACGTGCAGACCAACGTAGGCCGCATGATCTTTGCCAAGGCGGAGAAGGACGGGAATGGGGACGCAGCATGA
- a CDS encoding ABC transporter ATP-binding protein, with product MHTRQYVIGLLAVIVANSVNLLPYYFIRLTIDGLTGQSDTNPDTAGITLATAGLYALGIVLAALTAGGFMLLMRRMIVVASRQTEYEIRRDLFAHLQTLDKHYYDRAKTGDLMNRLTGDLSAVREMLGFGAWQIVNIVSGFVTAFAVMFGLSWQLTLIVIAVLPIIVGVLFYLARQISKRHRLAQEQNSLIAAKAQENFSGARVVKGYAIEDREIADYRAMNLQLLRRNIDLTKVEGPLRSFASLLIGLAFGLILLVGGRLILSPTNDGTFTVGMFVQFVGTLERLAWPMLMVGWITGVTQRGLASWLRLREMMDARPLVHDDRNRTNTRIRDLLGDVAFDNVSLNYGNARVLENIDLTIPAGTFLGITGPTGSGKTLLAQLITRSMDPTSGVVKMDGQDVRIIPLNTLRDAISIVPQEPFLFSDTIANNIGFGLGNRDLPRVPTGISVVGAPPTPDIPQMPDPARVRNAARLAGLDGDIEGFPAGYDTMLGERGVTLSGGQRQRTAIARALVREPRILILDDSLSAVDTETERKILDGLREVSAGRTVIVIAHRVSTLRHADQIVVLEAGRVVEQGTHEGLLEAGGHYAELERLQSLATDLDDDDDAIATPDEAANLLETGQMSASSLSKVEVSQTTAVPTKEQVTK from the coding sequence ATGCATACGCGGCAGTACGTCATCGGTCTGCTGGCCGTCATCGTCGCCAACAGCGTCAACCTGTTGCCCTACTACTTTATTCGCCTCACCATCGACGGCCTGACCGGGCAGAGCGACACCAACCCCGACACGGCGGGCATTACGTTGGCGACGGCGGGCCTGTACGCGCTGGGCATCGTGCTTGCGGCCCTCACGGCGGGCGGATTCATGCTGCTAATGCGCCGCATGATCGTGGTGGCTTCGCGCCAGACCGAGTACGAAATCCGGCGCGACCTGTTTGCCCACCTGCAAACGCTGGACAAGCACTACTATGACCGCGCCAAAACGGGCGACCTGATGAACCGCCTGACGGGTGACCTGAGCGCCGTGCGCGAAATGCTGGGCTTCGGCGCGTGGCAGATCGTGAACATCGTGTCGGGCTTCGTCACCGCCTTTGCCGTGATGTTCGGCCTGAGCTGGCAACTGACCCTGATTGTCATTGCCGTGTTGCCCATCATCGTGGGCGTGCTGTTTTATCTGGCCCGTCAGATCAGCAAGCGGCACCGACTGGCGCAGGAGCAGAACAGCCTGATCGCCGCCAAAGCGCAGGAAAACTTCAGTGGAGCGCGGGTGGTGAAGGGCTACGCCATCGAAGACCGCGAAATTGCCGACTACAGGGCTATGAACCTACAGTTGCTGCGCCGCAACATCGACCTGACCAAAGTGGAAGGCCCGCTGCGCTCGTTTGCCAGCCTGCTGATCGGGCTGGCCTTCGGATTGATCCTGCTGGTGGGGGGCCGCCTGATTCTGAGTCCGACCAACGACGGCACCTTTACGGTGGGCATGTTCGTGCAGTTCGTGGGCACGCTGGAGCGCTTAGCGTGGCCCATGCTGATGGTGGGCTGGATCACCGGGGTCACGCAGCGCGGGCTGGCCTCGTGGCTGCGGCTGCGCGAGATGATGGATGCCCGCCCGCTGGTTCACGATGACCGCAACCGCACCAATACCCGCATCCGCGACCTGCTGGGCGACGTGGCTTTCGACAACGTGAGCCTGAATTACGGGAACGCCCGTGTGCTGGAAAACATCGATCTGACCATTCCCGCCGGAACCTTTTTGGGGATCACTGGCCCCACCGGAAGCGGCAAAACCCTGCTGGCACAACTGATCACCCGCTCTATGGATCCGACGTCGGGCGTGGTCAAGATGGACGGTCAGGACGTGCGGATTATTCCCCTGAACACCCTGCGCGACGCCATCAGCATCGTGCCGCAGGAACCGTTCCTGTTCAGCGATACCATTGCCAACAACATCGGCTTCGGCCTCGGCAACCGTGACTTGCCGCGCGTGCCCACCGGAATTAGCGTGGTGGGCGCGCCTCCCACCCCCGATATTCCGCAGATGCCCGACCCCGCCCGCGTGCGGAATGCGGCGCGGTTGGCCGGTCTGGACGGCGACATAGAGGGCTTTCCGGCAGGCTACGACACCATGCTGGGTGAACGTGGCGTAACCCTGTCGGGCGGCCAACGCCAGCGCACCGCCATTGCCCGTGCGCTGGTACGCGAGCCAAGGATTCTGATCCTCGACGACTCGCTGAGTGCCGTGGATACCGAAACCGAACGCAAGATTCTGGACGGCCTGCGTGAAGTCAGCGCCGGGCGCACCGTGATCGTCATTGCCCACCGCGTCAGCACACTGCGCCACGCCGACCAGATCGTAGTGCTGGAAGCGGGCCGCGTGGTGGAGCAGGGCACGCACGAAGGGCTGCTGGAGGCGGGCGGCCACTACGCCGAACTGGAACGCTTGCAAAGCCTCGCCACCGATCTGGACGACGATGACGACGCCATTGCCACCCCCGATGAAGCCGCCAACTTACTGGAAACGGGCCAGATGTCGGCTTCCAGTCTGTCTAAAGTGGAAGTCTCCCAAACCACCGCAGTGCCAACCAAAGAGCAGGTGACCAAATGA
- a CDS encoding AAA family ATPase, which yields MRPIHLELQGFTAFRQFTELNFDDLELFALVGPTGSGKSSLLDAMTFALYGSTARLGASGLDALISQGERGLSVSLTFEVGGQVYRAARTKGRKQAENDVRLERQDDDGRWTGLNDGGTKGINERIRRAVGLDFKTFARSVMLPQGEFARLLHGNGKERQMLLGELTGLDHVQAMQKVASDKAKELKYRADSDQKVLANEYGGVTAEAVAALHTERERLSAEAERLTDTLETLRARQTRLRDTERVWLAREDTRRRLTTLQARTGSILDGAQRAAQARRVAGVEPLLDAAGRARIAHEREAATLARAASQAEVVARAVHTAQTTLDAAQKAETTIPELEARAEALREAENDVARLRRAGGTVQTTHQSPLPWDEDAHHAARELAQKLDKLKAERVQIEAQKAALHADRERQNTETAQLKNLTDEQERVKREGQEAKTASERADAALKTAQIEAGAAAYRTHLHAGEPCPLCLQQVEHVPPASNLDLVKLEQEASALKTNLEGRRLRYKEIGLELATLRKSVDARTDALRDWEAQIGQREVDLRELESHIPGDPHTDALRLLAGLALRVREAGADPAKLRKQALDGVAAIRKRVQDAAAALANAASAAAGAQATLQGAQAAAATRAREMQEAQSALDSALTVLGLDAAQARAAALPEADIAALEEAARTHTAQVSQLSENLKELERQLGVAPFDPAELGQVTRDLTATDAALTAARELAGQLREQERTAKERLQRKAEIEGRAALLAAQHDTWKTLTTSLRADEFQQFLLAEVEAQLLTRAGILLHSISDGRYRLALADGEYVVQDLWNAGEARGVKTLSGGETFLASLSLAIALSDYLAGNKILGALFLDEGFGTLDPQALEAVAGALENLRTQGRMVGVVTHVESLSERLPSRLLVTKSVAGSSVQRF from the coding sequence GTGAGGCCGATTCACTTAGAGCTTCAAGGCTTCACCGCCTTCCGACAATTCACCGAACTGAACTTTGACGATCTGGAATTGTTCGCACTGGTGGGGCCAACCGGAAGCGGCAAATCCAGCCTGCTGGACGCCATGACCTTTGCGCTGTACGGCTCTACGGCGCGGCTGGGAGCCAGTGGTCTGGACGCCCTGATTTCTCAGGGAGAGCGCGGCCTGAGCGTGAGCCTGACCTTTGAAGTGGGCGGGCAGGTGTACCGCGCCGCCCGCACCAAGGGCCGCAAGCAGGCCGAAAACGACGTGCGGCTGGAGCGCCAAGACGACGACGGGCGCTGGACGGGCCTGAACGACGGCGGCACCAAAGGCATCAACGAGCGGATTCGGCGGGCGGTGGGGCTGGACTTCAAGACCTTTGCCCGCAGTGTGATGCTGCCGCAGGGCGAATTCGCCCGCCTGCTGCACGGCAACGGCAAGGAACGCCAGATGTTGCTGGGCGAATTGACCGGGCTAGACCATGTGCAGGCCATGCAAAAGGTGGCGTCCGATAAGGCCAAGGAATTGAAATACCGCGCCGACAGTGACCAAAAGGTGCTGGCAAACGAATACGGGGGCGTGACGGCTGAAGCGGTGGCCGCCCTGCACACCGAGCGCGAACGCCTGAGCGCCGAGGCCGAACGCCTGACCGATACGCTGGAAACCTTGCGGGCCAGACAAACCCGCCTGCGCGACACCGAGCGCGTGTGGCTGGCCCGCGAGGACACCCGCCGCCGCCTGACCACCTTGCAGGCCCGCACTGGCAGCATTCTGGACGGCGCACAACGGGCAGCGCAGGCCCGCCGCGTGGCAGGTGTGGAACCGCTGCTGGACGCCGCTGGGCGTGCCCGGATTGCCCATGAACGCGAGGCCGCTACCCTTGCCCGCGCCGCGAGTCAGGCGGAAGTGGTGGCCCGCGCCGTCCACACCGCACAGACCACGCTGGATGCTGCACAGAAGGCCGAAACGACGATTCCAGAGTTAGAGGCCCGCGCCGAGGCCCTGCGCGAAGCCGAAAACGACGTCGCCCGCCTGCGCCGCGCTGGGGGAACGGTTCAAACCACGCACCAATCGCCGCTGCCTTGGGATGAAGACGCCCACCACGCCGCCCGCGAATTGGCCCAGAAGCTGGACAAGCTGAAGGCGGAGCGGGTGCAGATCGAAGCCCAGAAAGCCGCACTGCACGCAGACCGCGAGCGCCAGAACACCGAAACCGCGCAGCTGAAGAACCTGACCGACGAACAGGAACGGGTCAAGCGGGAGGGACAGGAGGCCAAAACTGCCTCTGAACGCGCCGACGCTGCCCTGAAAACTGCCCAGATCGAGGCCGGGGCCGCCGCCTACCGCACCCATCTGCACGCGGGCGAGCCTTGCCCGCTGTGTTTGCAACAGGTGGAACACGTCCCGCCCGCGTCTAACCTCGATTTGGTCAAGCTGGAGCAGGAAGCCTCGGCACTGAAAACCAATTTGGAAGGCCGCCGCCTGCGCTACAAGGAAATCGGGCTGGAACTGGCGACGCTGCGGAAATCGGTGGACGCCCGCACCGACGCGCTGAGGGACTGGGAAGCGCAGATCGGGCAGCGTGAAGTGGATTTGCGCGAGTTGGAAAGCCATATTCCGGGCGATCCTCATACCGATGCGTTGCGCCTGCTGGCGGGCTTAGCTTTGCGGGTGCGGGAGGCGGGGGCTGACCCGGCCAAACTGCGCAAGCAGGCGCTGGACGGTGTGGCGGCCATTCGCAAGCGGGTGCAGGACGCCGCCGCTGCCCTCGCCAATGCCGCGAGTGCCGCCGCCGGAGCGCAAGCCACATTGCAAGGCGCTCAGGCCGCCGCCGCCACCCGCGCTCGTGAGATGCAGGAGGCTCAATCCGCCCTCGACTCTGCCCTGACTGTGTTGGGACTGGACGCCGCCCAAGCCCGCGCCGCTGCCCTGCCCGAAGCCGATATTGCCGCGCTGGAAGAGGCCGCACGCACGCACACAGCGCAGGTTTCTCAGCTCTCGGAGAACCTGAAGGAACTTGAACGGCAACTGGGCGTGGCTCCCTTCGACCCGGCAGAACTGGGGCAAGTGACCCGCGACCTGACCGCCACCGACGCTGCCCTGACCGCCGCCCGCGAACTGGCCGGGCAACTGCGCGAGCAGGAGCGCACCGCCAAAGAACGCCTTCAACGCAAGGCCGAAATAGAAGGCCGCGCCGCACTTCTGGCCGCCCAACACGACACGTGGAAAACGCTGACCACCAGCCTGCGGGCCGATGAATTCCAGCAATTCCTGTTGGCCGAAGTGGAGGCCCAATTGCTGACGCGGGCGGGCATCCTGCTACATTCCATCAGCGACGGGCGCTACCGCCTCGCGCTGGCCGACGGCGAATACGTGGTGCAAGACCTCTGGAACGCCGGAGAGGCCAGAGGCGTCAAAACCCTGTCAGGCGGCGAAACGTTCCTTGCCAGCCTGAGCCTCGCCATTGCCCTCAGCGACTACTTGGCGGGCAACAAGATTCTGGGCGCGTTGTTTCTAGACGAAGGTTTCGGCACGCTTGACCCACAGGCGCTAGAAGCCGTAGCGGGCGCGTTGGAAAACCTCCGCACGCAGGGCCGCATGGTGGGCGTCGTCACGCACGTCGAAAGCCTGTCGGAGCGCCTGCCCAGCCGCCTGCTGGTGACCAAAAGTGTCGCGGGGAGTAGCGTGCAACGGTTTTAG
- a CDS encoding ABC transporter ATP-binding protein — MTAPDQSGDAFQKGFDAQLTRRIFVYLKPYVPLVVAGVILALLIAVAQPMFALIQRHAIDTYLVPFERDRTLTTETLYRGLMVAALGYMALKVVEFCLTYAFTLAIGYLGQNVLRDIRADVFTKLQRLHLAYFDQNPVGRLITRVTSDVDAINQFITGGLVSLIQSTFLIVAYVIIMLRVNWQLALISFTVLPILYFATNFFRAKLRDAFRMTRTQQAIVNTKLNENITGMLTVQLFGRENRSALDFDHSNRSLLTANVNSVKWFSLFMPVVAVLGQVAVALVLYFASRNILGNNVAGGVAAGAFTIGTLYAFVQWTQQLFQPIQDLADVFNNLQAAMASSERIFGVLDTEEEVADKPDAKALNNFEGSVSFEGVWFSYDQTVTADTPAGDDRWILRGIDLHIQPGESVALVGATGAGKTSVTALVSRFYDVQRGAVKVDGEDVRDLAQYDLRRHVGVVLQDVFLFAGTIEGNLTLNSPDISHERVVEACQYVGVHDYILSLPEGYQTEVRERGATLSTGQKQLLAFARALIQNPDILLVLDEATANVDTETELRIQHALQKVMLGRTSIIIAHRLSTIEGCDRIVVMRKGRIVEQGSHRELLQKGGYYARLHRLQYAQGDAAD; from the coding sequence ATGACCGCCCCCGACCAATCCGGCGACGCTTTCCAGAAGGGCTTCGATGCCCAACTGACGCGCCGAATCTTCGTGTACCTGAAACCGTATGTGCCGCTGGTGGTGGCGGGCGTAATTTTGGCCCTGCTGATCGCGGTGGCCCAGCCCATGTTCGCCCTGATTCAGCGCCACGCCATCGACACTTATCTGGTGCCCTTCGAGCGCGACCGGACACTGACCACCGAAACCCTCTACCGAGGTCTGATGGTGGCCGCGTTGGGGTACATGGCCCTGAAAGTGGTGGAATTCTGCCTCACCTACGCCTTTACACTCGCCATCGGGTATCTGGGCCAGAACGTGCTGCGCGACATCCGGGCCGATGTGTTTACCAAGCTCCAGCGCCTGCACTTGGCCTACTTCGACCAGAATCCGGTGGGCCGCCTGATCACCCGCGTGACCAGCGATGTGGACGCCATCAACCAGTTCATCACGGGCGGATTGGTCAGCCTGATCCAGAGTACGTTCCTGATCGTGGCCTACGTGATCATCATGTTGCGCGTGAACTGGCAACTGGCACTGATTTCCTTCACGGTGCTGCCCATCCTGTACTTCGCCACCAACTTTTTCCGGGCCAAGCTGCGCGACGCCTTCCGCATGACCCGCACGCAGCAGGCCATCGTGAACACCAAGCTGAACGAGAACATCACCGGGATGCTGACGGTGCAGCTCTTTGGCCGCGAGAACCGTTCGGCGCTGGATTTCGACCACTCCAACCGCTCGCTGCTGACCGCCAACGTCAATTCGGTGAAGTGGTTTTCGCTGTTTATGCCTGTGGTGGCGGTGCTGGGGCAGGTGGCCGTCGCGCTGGTGCTGTACTTCGCCTCGCGCAACATCTTGGGCAATAACGTTGCAGGTGGCGTGGCCGCCGGAGCCTTCACCATCGGCACGCTCTACGCTTTTGTTCAGTGGACGCAGCAACTCTTTCAGCCCATTCAGGATTTGGCCGACGTGTTCAACAACCTGCAAGCAGCGATGGCCTCCAGCGAACGCATTTTTGGCGTGCTGGACACCGAGGAAGAGGTGGCCGACAAGCCGGATGCCAAGGCGCTCAACAACTTTGAAGGCAGCGTGTCCTTTGAGGGCGTGTGGTTTTCCTATGACCAGACCGTGACCGCCGATACGCCCGCAGGCGATGACCGCTGGATCTTGCGCGGCATAGACCTGCATATTCAGCCCGGCGAAAGTGTGGCGCTGGTGGGAGCCACAGGCGCGGGCAAAACCAGCGTCACGGCGCTCGTCAGCCGCTTTTACGACGTGCAGCGCGGCGCAGTGAAAGTCGACGGCGAAGACGTGCGCGACCTCGCCCAGTACGATTTGCGGCGGCATGTGGGCGTGGTGCTTCAGGACGTGTTCCTGTTTGCCGGAACCATCGAGGGCAACCTGACCCTGAACAGCCCCGACATTTCGCATGAGCGCGTGGTGGAAGCCTGCCAGTACGTGGGCGTTCACGACTACATCCTGAGTTTGCCGGAAGGCTACCAGACCGAAGTGCGCGAGCGCGGCGCGACCCTCAGCACGGGCCAAAAGCAACTGCTGGCCTTTGCCCGCGCCCTGATCCAGAACCCCGACATTCTGCTGGTGCTGGACGAAGCCACCGCCAACGTAGACACCGAAACCGAACTGCGGATTCAGCACGCGCTGCAAAAAGTCATGCTGGGCCGAACCTCCATCATCATTGCCCACCGCCTCAGCACCATCGAGGGCTGTGACCGCATCGTGGTGATGAGAAAGGGCCGCATTGTGGAGCAGGGCAGCCACCGCGAGTTGTTGCAAAAGGGCGGCTACTATGCCCGCCTGCACCGCCTTCAGTACGCGCAGGGCGACGCGGCAGACTAA